One window of Cardiocondyla obscurior isolate alpha-2009 linkage group LG20, Cobs3.1, whole genome shotgun sequence genomic DNA carries:
- the LOC139110444 gene encoding uncharacterized protein, whose amino-acid sequence MKAIISVMIIGQLLINGTYGIIGYDCGTTNLNITTVSLLEIEECDIPIIEPQVVDVPIQLLQLSKFESTNVIQCKIIISRTVFYCGMHSHVSIVNNAFAEYILDTSIDQCKTMHKTGTLIVNTNNIISGLKINQTTTRPIIFAGSVTTDGKCYGTQYSDPYGTWQNVVVQGIIKITLSSHRAVTNIETNQIHLNTGTACQYSEGECIDIEGKFSYWETIPHDHCKFNNYDVLYEGKARKMISKINEKMQTVYSLTTNDVTFALTQISEDYPCGHTLIKTEHPKLFIYETTKGELLTRKKSIAVENIDIFAYNVLKNTLSLATQAPDEFAYQMMKGPGYMATLSGEVVHITRCTPVEVIVQHTQECYQQLPVSRENKTYFMSPRTHILFETGTQVPCSRILPTMFYLHDGWYKITPNVEYSKTPETIKPMTKPTWHYNDPGFLAASGIYTTKDLENLRDHIMFPSEKSSILNTVARGVRGEQVLTQGISLSNLMDEKTLKKITENAWKKIWGTFLSVGNASAGIIGIYFCIRTMKLIIDTVIHGYALHTIYGWSLHLIGAFWDSVTNLLIHLAQRKNHEEEKKITRNQEDNKQEDIKEENNQIKNEQQEDSEKLCLEQQLTARYTIEEERKPAERKIDNEQYNIYPQMESYIQVHDLMKMLKTEQVVKVIKVESPNAIYIQFKKGMDEHKELMDYFGKRMERIKDENILFPDEIKKGKTIAIKEKGRWQRGRVEEEIDFNQIRIDLKDSAQEVLRSKLNCYKLEERFRETPWQIIKCKLTQIEPKTSWGWGERENKMIKYLLEGQQGKIKIEKVINYEEVAVIFTKISRGYEEKEDIGTQLIKKGYAKRKSANKF is encoded by the exons ATGAAGGCAATTATTAGCGTGATGATCATCGGACAACTATTAATAAACGGAACTTATGGAATTATCGGATACGACTGCGGAACaacgaatttaaatataacaacaGTGTCGTTATTAGAGATAGAAGAATGCGACATACCAATAATTGAACCACAAGTGGTAGATGTGCCGATACAATTATTACAGTTATCAAAATTCGAATCAACAAATGTTattcaatgtaaaataataatatcaagaaCAGTCTTTTATTGCGGAATGCACTCACACGTATCAATAGTTAATAACGCATTCGCAGAATATATACTTGATACTTCAATTGATCAATGTAAAACTATGCACAAAACAGGAACACTAATAGTAAATACGAATAATATCATAAgcggattaaaaataaatcaaacaaCAACACGACCAATAATTTTTGCGGGATCAGTTACTACAGACGGAAAATGTTACGGAACTCAATATTCAGATCCTTACGGAACATGGCAGAATGTAGTTGTtcaaggaataattaaaataacgctaAGCTCACATAGAGCAGTAACAAATATTGAAACAAatcaaatacatttaaatacggGAACAGCATGTCAATATTCAGAAGGAGAATGTATAGATATCGAaggaaaattttcatattggGAAACAATACCTCATGATCattgtaaattcaataattatgatGTTTTATATGAaggaaaagcgagaaagatgattagcaaaattaatgaaaaaatgcaAACTGTTTATTCCTTGACAACTAATGATGTCACTTTTGCATTAACGCAAATAAGCGAAGATTATCCTTGCGgacatacattaattaaaacagaacatccaaaattattcatttatgaAACAACTAAAGGAGAATTGTTAACacgaaaaaaatcaattgcgGTAGAGAACAtcgatatttttgcatat AACGTATTGAAGAATACGCTGAGCCTCGCAACACAAGCACCGGATGAATTTGCATACCAGATGATGAAAGGACCGGGATACATGGCAACGTTATCGGGAGAAGTCGTACACATAACAAGATGTACACCAGTAGAAGTAATCGTACAACATACACAAGAGTGTTATCAACAGCTACCGGTatcaagagaaaataaaacatattttatgtcaccGCGTACTCATATTCTTTTCGAAACAGGGACGCAAGTTCCATGCAGCAGAATTTTACCAACGATGTTTTACTTGCACGACGGATGGTATAAAATAACGCCAAATGTTGAGTATAGTAAAACACCAGAAACAATTAAACCAATGACGAAACCAACTTGGCATTACAACGATCCAGGATTTTTAGCAGCAAGTGGAATTTATACCACGAAAGATTTGGAAAACCTCAGGGATCATATTATGTTCCCTTCAGAAAAATCAAGCATTTTAAACACCGTAGCACGAGGAGTACGTGGGGAGCAAGTATTAACGCAAGGGATTTCGTTATCGAATTTGATGGACGAAAAAACCTTGAAGAAAATCACAGAAAATGCTTGGAAGAAAATTTGGGGAACATTTTTATCAGTCGGAAATGCTAGTGCAGGAATAATTGGCATATATTTCTGCATTAGaacaatgaaattaattatcgataccGTAATACATGGCTATGCGTTACACACAATATACGGATGGTCATTACATTTAATTGGAGCATTTTGGGATTCTGTTACGAATCTGTTGATACACTTGGCGCAAAGGAAAAATcatgaagaagaaaagaaaattacaagaaatcAAGAAGACAATAAACAAGAAGATATCAAAGAAGAAAACAATCAAATCAAGAACGAACAACAAGAGGATTCAGAAAAACTATGCCTGGAACAACAATTAACAGCGCGATACACCAtcgaagaagaaaggaaaccAGCGGAAAGGAAGATTGATAAtgaacaatataatatttatccac aaatggAAAGCTATATCCAAGTACACGATTTAATGAAGATGTTAAAAACGGAACAAGtagtaaaagtaataaaagtagAATCACCAAAcgcaatatatatacaattcaAAAAAGGAATGGATGAACATAAAGAACTGATGGATTATTTTGGAAAGAGGatggaaagaataaaagatgAGAACATATTATTCCcggacgaaattaaaaaaggaaaaacgattgcaataaaagaaaaaggacgaTGGCAAAGAGGAAGAGTGGAAGAAGAAATAGATTTTAACCAAATAAGAATAGATTTAAAGGACTCAGCACAAGAGGTTTTaagatcaaaattaaattgttacaaaTTAGAAGAAAGATTTAGAGAAACCCCATGGCAAAtcattaaatgcaaattaacaCAAATTGAACCCAAAACAAGCTGGGGTTGGggtgaaagagaaaataaaatgattaaatatcttttggAAGGACaacaaggaaaaataaaaatagaaaaagttaTCAACTATGAAGAAGTAGCagtaatatttacaaaaatttcaagaggatatgaagaaaaagaagacatAGGAACtcaactaattaaaaaaggatatgcaaagagaaaatcagcaaataaattttaa